Genomic segment of Polycladomyces abyssicola:
GTCACATGGATACGGTGAAACCGGGCAAAGGTGTCAAACCTTCCATTCAGGACGGTTATGTCGTCTCCGACGGTACCACTATCCTGGGCAGTGATGACAAAGCGGGAATCGCCGCACTGTTTGAAGGCATCCGCCTGGTTCGGGAACGGGGCATCGACCACGGCACGATTCAATTGGTGATCACCGTCGGGGAAGAGTCTGGCTTGGTCGGAGCCAAAGCGTTGGACCGTTCGCTGTTGAAGGCGGATTTCGGATTTGCATTGGACTCCAACGGACCGGTGGGCGAAATCATCACATCCGCCCCGTCGCAGTATCACATCAAAGCGACCATTTACGGAAGGGCGGCTCATGCCGGCGTCAACCCGGAAGATGGGATCAGCGCCATTCAAGTGGCTAGCCGCGCCATTTCCAAAATGCCGTTGGGTCGGATCGATGAGGAGACGACGGCCAATATCGGCATGTTCCGAGGCGGAACGGCTACCAACGTGGTCGCGGAACATGCGGAGATCGTGGCAGAAGCACGCAGTCGCGATGAAGCCAAACTGGAAGCGCAAGTGAAAAAAATGGTCCAAGCCTTTGAAGAGGCAGCTCGGGAAGCGGGCGCCCGAGTCGAAGTGGAAACGGAGAAAATGTATCCCGCATACAAGTTTGAGGAATCTCATCCGGTGGTGCAAACGGCGATCGCCGCGGTCAAAAAGGTGGGGCGCGATCCGAAGATTCTCGCCAGTGGCGGCGGCAGCGACGCCAACGTCATTTCCGGTTACGGTGTCCCGACCGTCAATTTGGGCATTGGTTATGAAAACATTCACACCACCAGCGAACGGATGCCGATTGCCGAGCTGGAAAAAGCGGCTGAACTGGTTGTGGCGATCATCCAGACGGTCGCGGAGAAACATTGATGAAACGCTCAAGGTCCTCCCTCGGGAGGACCTTCTGTTATTGCGCGAGAAACCTTCCTGTTTGCTGAATTTTACGATCTGTGAATTGCTTTCACTGATGGCGTTACGGCCGGTTGCACCGATGATGGTAAGAGCAGCCGAGACGACGTGTAGGCGCCCCACGCCGCCAACAACAACAGCCCTGCGAGCACCAAATAACCTATTCCTGCGCCGGTGTAGTCGATGACCAGCGTACACAGTCCGATCAGGGCGAGCCGTTTCATCATGCCCACTGATTGGAAAAAACTGAGCACTCGTCCCATTAGGTGTTTGGGGACCATCACCATATACAGGTTTTGCCGGACGAGGCGGACGGAGGCATTGCACCAGCCGAACAGTGTGGTTAATGCAACGTACACCCAGCCATAGGGGAATGCGACAACAATGATCATGGCTGCGGCAAATACAAGCATATTGCCGACGAGTGAACGAATCTCACCAAGCCGCTTTGTCATTCCGCTTATGAGAAACCCGGCCGCTACTGCTCCAATGGCGTAGGTCATCTCGTGCAACGAGTAGATGATGGCGTCGGCATGAAGCGCTTGTGCTACAAACACGGGAGAGAGCAGGTTGCCCACCATCACGGCGATAAAGGGCATGAACACGGAGACGCCGAACAGCAGAAACCCGCGTTTTTTCTTTATGTACCGCCAGCTTTCTGCGAATTGCACCAGCCAGTCCACACCGGGGTTTTCACGTACATGCTTTTCCAACGTAAACACGTACTCCATCCGGCTGATGAGTAACAAAGCCAATAGATAGGTGAGGGCGTCAAACAGCAGCACAACTGGGAGGCCGTACCATCCGAGAACCAGGCCTGCCGCCCCGCCCGACATGACGCTGGCCGTCTGGCTTTCGATCTCCAAGAGACTGTTGATCGACCGGTAGTGGCGCTCCTCAAACTTCTCCTGCACCAAAGCGGACTG
This window contains:
- a CDS encoding M20/M25/M40 family metallo-hydrolase: MVNRERLLETFFELVKTDSETKEERQICDLLKRKWTELGFHVVEDDAAEKTGHGAGNLVATLEGTVKDAPIVYFTCHMDTVKPGKGVKPSIQDGYVVSDGTTILGSDDKAGIAALFEGIRLVRERGIDHGTIQLVITVGEESGLVGAKALDRSLLKADFGFALDSNGPVGEIITSAPSQYHIKATIYGRAAHAGVNPEDGISAIQVASRAISKMPLGRIDEETTANIGMFRGGTATNVVAEHAEIVAEARSRDEAKLEAQVKKMVQAFEEAAREAGARVEVETEKMYPAYKFEESHPVVQTAIAAVKKVGRDPKILASGGGSDANVISGYGVPTVNLGIGYENIHTTSERMPIAELEKAAELVVAIIQTVAEKH
- a CDS encoding MFS transporter, producing MKEVLFDRNFQKLFWANLFSGFGQGMTMIGISWYLVTETGSAKQLGTTMFVSAALMFLLGPYFGTLIDRFPRKTILLVESAVGFVILLALALWGFYAPYGEWMLIALFIVTTLIFQVHYPTQSALVQEKFEERHYRSINSLLEIESQTASVMSGGAAGLVLGWYGLPVVLLFDALTYLLALLLISRMEYVFTLEKHVRENPGVDWLVQFAESWRYIKKKRGFLLFGVSVFMPFIAVMVGNLLSPVFVAQALHADAIIYSLHEMTYAIGAVAAGFLISGMTKRLGEIRSLVGNMLVFAAAMIIVVAFPYGWVYVALTTLFGWCNASVRLVRQNLYMVMVPKHLMGRVLSFFQSVGMMKRLALIGLCTLVIDYTGAGIGYLVLAGLLLLAAWGAYTSSRLLLPSSVQPAVTPSVKAIHRS